A genomic stretch from Qipengyuania pelagi includes:
- a CDS encoding TIGR04063 family PEP-CTERM/XrtA system glycosyltransferase — protein sequence MTRILHILDHSLPIHSGYTFRTRAILKAQQAAGYEVRAITGPLYHEGETGTATYDGLTFERVPGPVTGPPGVREWRTIEALRSGIERVSEDWRPDILHAHSPALCGMAGLRAARRMGLPFVYEIRAFWEDAAVGNLTGREGSVKYRLTRALENRVVAGADAVFTICDGLRRDLVERGHDAGKIALSPNGVDLTLFGEPPARDTALAERLALDGGPVIGFIGSFYDYEGLDDLIAAMPLLRERHPGARLLLVGGGPMEDSLRAQAVASPAHDAIVFAGRVPHDEVERYYSLVDVLAYPRKKSRLTDLVTPLKPLEAMAQKRIVAASDVGGHRELITDGETGILFAPDDPAACAAALADLIDRRDSWDAIREAGRAHVAARHDWARNVENYRPVYQRLVGDRPENGARRAA from the coding sequence ATGACCCGTATCCTGCACATCCTCGACCATTCGCTGCCGATCCATTCGGGCTATACCTTCCGCACGCGCGCGATCCTGAAAGCGCAGCAGGCGGCAGGATACGAAGTGCGCGCGATCACCGGCCCGCTTTATCACGAAGGCGAGACGGGCACGGCGACCTATGACGGCCTGACCTTCGAGCGCGTGCCCGGCCCCGTCACCGGTCCGCCGGGAGTCAGGGAATGGCGCACAATCGAGGCGTTGCGCAGCGGTATCGAGCGGGTGAGCGAAGACTGGAGGCCTGATATCCTCCACGCCCATTCGCCCGCCCTGTGCGGGATGGCGGGGCTGAGAGCCGCGCGCCGCATGGGCCTGCCCTTCGTCTACGAAATCCGCGCGTTCTGGGAGGATGCGGCGGTCGGCAATCTGACCGGGCGCGAGGGATCGGTGAAATACCGCCTCACCCGCGCGCTCGAAAACCGGGTCGTCGCGGGGGCCGACGCGGTGTTCACGATCTGCGACGGCCTGCGCCGCGATCTGGTCGAACGCGGACATGACGCAGGAAAGATCGCGCTCTCTCCCAATGGCGTCGACCTCACCCTGTTCGGCGAGCCGCCTGCCCGCGACACGGCGCTGGCGGAGCGATTGGCTCTGGATGGAGGGCCGGTGATCGGCTTCATCGGCAGTTTCTACGATTACGAAGGGCTCGACGATCTCATCGCCGCGATGCCCCTGTTGCGCGAGCGCCATCCGGGCGCGCGCCTGCTCCTTGTCGGTGGCGGGCCGATGGAGGACAGCTTGCGGGCGCAGGCAGTCGCCAGCCCGGCGCATGACGCGATCGTCTTTGCCGGGCGCGTGCCGCATGACGAGGTCGAGCGCTATTATTCGCTCGTCGACGTGCTCGCCTATCCGCGCAAGAAATCGCGGCTGACCGATCTCGTGACGCCGCTGAAGCCGCTCGAGGCGATGGCACAGAAACGGATCGTCGCCGCGAGCGATGTGGGCGGGCATCGCGAACTGATCACGGATGGAGAGACGGGTATCCTGTTCGCGCCGGACGATCCCGCCGCCTGCGCCGCCGCGCTCGCCGATCTGATCGACCGCCGGGACAGTTGGGACGCGATCCGCGAGGCGGGCCGCGCCCATGTCGCCGCGCGGCATGACTGGGCGCGCAATGTCGAAAATTATCGTCCCGTTTACCAACGTCTGGTAGGCGACCGGCCTGAAAACGGCGCCCGGCGCGCCGCCT
- a CDS encoding DUF5935 domain-containing protein, producing the protein MIDLALFAFVMAFLALGVARPFLWVLAYIYIDILAPQKIGWVLTPALPISLIAFCAAFAGWLLTDPKSETRFHYRQGLMLFLLLYCFATTQTADFPVEAATKWEWVWKALVFAIFLPFTLTTRTRIEGVILTIVLTVGAIVISAGMKTALGGGGYGSLYFFVNDNSNIYESSTLATVAIGMTPLVAWLMKYGRVFPPDWRVKVFGVCLIFACLLIPVGTEARTGLLCIAVLGILLLRTVKNRIAYIAGAAMLGLVALPFLPASYWERMATITEHGGDQSASTRVAVWEWTIDYVSEHPFGGGFDAYRGNSFKYIMPERKEEGSSVSIEYVEVEDKGRAFHSSYFELLGEQGYPGFIVWMMLQLTGLWQMERLRRRYRTRDGPEDAWIGPLAAGLQNAHVVYLVGAAFQGIGYQPVIYLFLGLQIALWTYCAKRESLAPDEGSQQRRSRREKRAHRNPSSAPVRETAMP; encoded by the coding sequence GTGATCGATCTCGCCCTGTTCGCCTTCGTGATGGCGTTCCTCGCCCTGGGGGTCGCGCGCCCGTTCCTGTGGGTGCTCGCCTATATCTATATCGACATCCTCGCGCCCCAGAAGATCGGCTGGGTGCTGACGCCCGCGCTTCCCATCTCGCTGATCGCCTTCTGCGCCGCCTTTGCCGGCTGGCTGCTGACCGATCCCAAGAGCGAGACGCGCTTCCATTATCGCCAGGGGCTGATGCTGTTCCTGCTGCTATATTGCTTCGCGACGACGCAGACCGCCGATTTCCCGGTCGAGGCGGCGACGAAGTGGGAATGGGTGTGGAAGGCGCTGGTCTTCGCGATCTTCCTCCCCTTCACCCTCACCACGCGCACCCGGATCGAGGGGGTGATCCTGACCATCGTGCTGACGGTGGGGGCGATCGTCATCAGCGCCGGGATGAAGACCGCGCTGGGCGGGGGCGGGTATGGGAGCCTCTATTTCTTCGTCAACGACAACTCCAACATCTACGAAAGTTCGACGCTCGCCACGGTCGCGATCGGGATGACGCCGCTGGTCGCCTGGCTGATGAAATACGGGCGCGTCTTCCCGCCCGACTGGCGCGTGAAGGTTTTCGGCGTGTGCCTGATCTTCGCCTGCCTGCTGATCCCGGTGGGGACCGAGGCGCGCACCGGCCTGCTTTGCATCGCGGTGCTGGGGATATTGCTGCTGCGCACGGTCAAGAACCGGATCGCCTATATCGCCGGGGCAGCCATGCTCGGCCTCGTCGCGCTGCCCTTCCTGCCCGCCAGTTACTGGGAGCGCATGGCGACCATTACCGAGCATGGCGGGGACCAGTCGGCCTCCACCCGCGTGGCGGTGTGGGAATGGACGATCGACTATGTGAGCGAACATCCCTTCGGTGGCGGGTTCGACGCCTACAGGGGCAACAGCTTCAAATACATCATGCCCGAGCGCAAGGAGGAAGGCAGCTCGGTCTCGATCGAATATGTCGAGGTGGAGGACAAGGGGCGCGCCTTCCACTCGTCCTATTTCGAGCTGTTGGGCGAACAGGGCTATCCCGGCTTCATCGTGTGGATGATGCTGCAATTGACGGGCCTGTGGCAGATGGAGCGCCTGCGTCGCCGCTATCGCACGCGGGACGGGCCGGAGGACGCCTGGATCGGCCCGCTCGCGGCGGGATTGCAGAACGCACATGTCGTCTATCTCGTCGGCGCGGCGTTTCAGGGGATCGGCTATCAGCCCGTCATCTACCTGTTCCTCGGCCTCCAGATCGCGCTGTGGACCTATTGCGCGAAACGCGAATCGCTCGCCCCTGATGAGGGTAGCCAGCAACGCAGATCGCGGCGCGAGAAGCGTGCGCACCGCAATCCGTCTTCCGCGCCGGTTCGCGAAACTGCCATGCCGTAA
- a CDS encoding MaoC family dehydratase, giving the protein MTPQEVADKTGEQLGTSEWVEMTQERINQFAEATGDHQFIHVNEEAAKMTPFGGTIAHGFLTLSMIPYLTANSDVPRVDGIKMAVNYGGNKTRFINPVRSGKRIRGHWKLLEMTEKRPGQWQQTVEITIEIEGEDKPALICEWMTMYFV; this is encoded by the coding sequence ATGACCCCGCAGGAAGTGGCAGACAAGACCGGAGAACAGCTGGGCACCAGCGAATGGGTCGAGATGACGCAGGAGCGCATCAACCAGTTCGCCGAAGCGACCGGTGACCACCAGTTCATCCACGTCAACGAAGAAGCCGCCAAGATGACGCCGTTCGGGGGCACCATCGCCCACGGTTTCCTGACCCTGTCGATGATCCCCTACCTCACCGCGAACAGCGACGTGCCGCGCGTGGACGGGATCAAGATGGCCGTGAACTACGGCGGCAACAAGACGCGCTTCATCAACCCGGTCCGTTCGGGCAAGCGCATTCGCGGCCACTGGAAGCTGCTTGAAATGACCGAGAAGCGCCCCGGCCAGTGGCAGCAGACGGTCGAGATCACGATCGAGATCGAAGGCGAGGACAAGCCCGCGCTGATCTGCGAATGGATGACGATGTATTTCGTCTGA